One stretch of Sandaracinaceae bacterium DNA includes these proteins:
- a CDS encoding TerB family tellurite resistance protein — MQDYQEAMVKSLIAVAWADGKVEDEETEVIDALISAFELEGADADAIREFAKTPRTLDEIPLTELSLHDRRMLLQHAVIVTFIDGDQSAEELALLDDLQNRLHLEEAEAKELREMATSRAQRLLQLM; from the coding sequence ATGCAGGACTATCAGGAAGCCATGGTGAAGTCTCTCATCGCCGTCGCCTGGGCTGACGGTAAGGTGGAGGACGAAGAGACCGAGGTCATCGACGCGCTCATCTCGGCGTTCGAGCTCGAGGGCGCCGACGCCGACGCGATCCGTGAGTTCGCGAAGACGCCGCGCACGCTCGACGAGATCCCGCTCACCGAGCTGAGCCTGCACGACCGCCGCATGCTGTTGCAGCACGCGGTGATCGTCACGTTCATCGACGGGGACCAGAGCGCCGAGGAGCTGGCCCTGCTGGACGACCTCCAGAACCGCCTGCACCTCGAAGAGGCGGAAGCCAAAGAGCTGCGCGAGATGGCCACCTCGCGCGCGCAGCGCTTGCTCCAGCTGATGTAG
- a CDS encoding DUF2330 domain-containing protein, which produces MHPTPRRLGPPRSPVTRGLLVAALAALGLAAFTVAWLSPARVAAMCGMMVRPLPRSGPPVERGALPNRETVVVMLREGTRTVLAFQNDYLGPAEDFALIVPVPVVLQEGDVHTLHPSVFATVQAAAQPRVVELWEQNPCPMSGRGGGRGLGAMATSAASAEGVGMSAAQVEEPPTVRVESQFQAGEYDIVVLSASDSLGLETWLREQRYAVPEGAAAAFRPYLEEGMKFFVAKINVGRLAALSPAHAASLQQGRVMLSPLRFHYDSERFALPVRLGLANSQGEQDLAIHILSPEGRYTTANYRNRFVPTNQRYGEASAADFEAMYERLFARLSRATPRSVFTEYAGPITPRGSDASCLGCARAGVPTTALDALGATELPGHMPWTSEPGQARYAQFTLTRLHYRYGPSGLPDDLVFQRGRPIAGGFENAATARALPRARNASRNQFGVRFIIKHRWTGALQCRSPRRNQWGGPPGQFGRPGRPGPSPFETDF; this is translated from the coding sequence ATGCACCCGACTCCGCGTCGCCTTGGTCCCCCGCGCTCTCCCGTGACGCGAGGCCTGCTCGTGGCTGCGCTGGCCGCGTTGGGACTCGCTGCCTTCACCGTAGCCTGGCTCTCACCGGCGCGCGTGGCCGCCATGTGCGGCATGATGGTGAGGCCGCTGCCGCGCTCGGGCCCGCCGGTGGAGCGCGGCGCGCTGCCCAACCGTGAGACGGTGGTGGTCATGCTCCGCGAGGGCACCCGCACGGTGCTCGCGTTCCAGAACGACTACCTGGGGCCCGCCGAGGACTTCGCGCTGATCGTGCCGGTGCCCGTGGTGCTGCAGGAGGGGGATGTTCACACGCTGCACCCCTCCGTGTTCGCCACCGTACAGGCGGCGGCTCAACCTCGCGTGGTGGAGCTGTGGGAGCAGAACCCATGCCCCATGTCGGGGCGCGGTGGCGGCCGCGGCCTCGGGGCCATGGCCACGTCGGCGGCCAGCGCCGAGGGGGTCGGGATGAGCGCGGCCCAGGTCGAGGAGCCTCCCACCGTGCGCGTCGAGAGCCAGTTCCAGGCCGGCGAGTACGACATCGTGGTGCTCAGCGCGAGCGACTCGCTGGGCCTCGAGACGTGGCTGCGCGAACAGCGCTACGCCGTGCCCGAGGGGGCGGCCGCTGCGTTCCGCCCCTACCTCGAAGAGGGCATGAAGTTCTTCGTGGCGAAGATCAACGTCGGCCGCCTGGCTGCGCTCTCGCCAGCCCATGCTGCGTCGCTCCAGCAGGGGCGCGTCATGCTCTCGCCGCTGCGTTTCCACTACGACAGCGAGCGCTTTGCGCTGCCGGTGCGCTTGGGCCTGGCCAACAGCCAGGGGGAGCAGGACCTCGCCATCCACATCCTGTCGCCGGAGGGTCGCTACACCACCGCCAACTACCGCAACCGCTTCGTGCCCACCAACCAGCGCTACGGCGAAGCCTCGGCCGCCGACTTCGAGGCCATGTACGAGCGGCTCTTCGCGCGGCTCTCGCGCGCCACCCCGCGCTCGGTCTTCACGGAGTACGCGGGGCCCATCACCCCGCGAGGGTCGGACGCCAGCTGCCTCGGCTGCGCACGCGCGGGGGTGCCCACCACCGCGCTCGACGCGCTGGGTGCCACCGAGCTGCCGGGCCACATGCCCTGGACCTCGGAGCCGGGCCAGGCCCGCTACGCTCAGTTCACGCTCACGCGCCTGCACTACCGCTATGGGCCGAGCGGACTCCCTGACGACCTGGTGTTCCAGCGCGGTCGCCCCATCGCGGGCGGGTTCGAGAACGCGGCGACTGCGCGTGCCCTGCCGCGCGCCCGCAACGCGTCGCGCAACCAGTTCGGCGTGCGCTTCATCATCAAGCACCGCTGGACGGGGGCGCTGCAGTGCCGCTCACCACGCCGCAACCAGTGGGGTGGGCCCCCGGGCCAGTTCGGTCGCCCCGGCCGGCCTGGACCCTCCCCCTTCGAGACCGACTTCTGA
- a CDS encoding dienelactone hydrolase family protein, translating to MDHGSRGKRFSTLGGWGGLLSLLLCGLPTMAAAQVRPAFFDQPSEVRVMGGNPAPGEALPVVVFLAATNGTSAGQLEWLGRAVPFARYIAVLPPGQPTTAHYLPRFGSYVDWMEERLDTDLAALRERLPVDATRIYLCGFSLGGDTSWALLARRPELYRGAVVLGARSSARTRGNALNVMRTRGVRVAFAIGSEDSDTRRTGIARTHQAMVAARVPTRLDTYPGTHTLPTDPAVLTALFAFVMAAP from the coding sequence ATGGATCACGGCTCGCGTGGCAAGCGGTTCAGCACCCTCGGCGGGTGGGGCGGGCTCCTCTCGCTGCTGCTGTGCGGACTCCCCACGATGGCCGCCGCTCAGGTCCGGCCGGCCTTCTTCGACCAGCCCTCGGAGGTGCGGGTCATGGGCGGCAACCCCGCCCCCGGCGAGGCCCTCCCGGTGGTGGTCTTCCTGGCCGCCACCAACGGCACCTCCGCCGGGCAGCTCGAGTGGCTGGGTCGCGCGGTGCCCTTCGCGCGCTACATCGCCGTCCTACCTCCGGGCCAGCCCACCACCGCACACTACCTACCGCGCTTCGGCTCCTATGTGGACTGGATGGAGGAGCGCCTGGACACCGATCTCGCGGCGCTGCGCGAACGCCTCCCCGTCGACGCCACGCGCATCTATCTCTGCGGGTTCTCGTTGGGCGGCGACACCAGCTGGGCGCTGCTCGCCCGTCGGCCCGAGCTGTACCGCGGGGCGGTCGTGCTCGGCGCGCGGTCCAGCGCGCGGACACGCGGCAACGCGCTGAACGTGATGCGCACGCGCGGGGTTCGCGTGGCCTTCGCCATCGGCTCGGAGGACAGCGACACGCGCCGCACCGGCATCGCCCGCACGCACCAGGCCATGGTGGCCGCGCGGGTTCCGACGCGGCTCGACACCTATCCGGGCACGCACACGCTGCCCACCGATCCGGCCGTGCTCACGGCGCTCTTCGCCTTCGTCATGGCCGCTCCCTGA
- a CDS encoding ketoacyl-ACP synthase III gives MLRTAILGVGHHVPSKVVTNDDLAKMFETSDEWIQQRTGIKERRYIDHVPCGPSDLAVPAVKMACERAKIDVSEIDAIIFATLSPDYTFPGSGVLLGDKLGLPGVPALDIRNQCSGFLYGLQVADAWIRCGMYKRVCLVGGEVHSTGLDFTNEGRDVAVLFGDGAAATILGPTEDASRCVIDVQVHSDGSGAKLLWIESPASCEMPRITHEMIDNRSVWPSMNGPKVFRWATSKMPEVAEQVLARNNVTVDDIALLVPHQANRRINEFVAQKLNIPPEKVIHNIEKYGNTTAASIPLALSEAIGEGRVKEGDLVLFAAFGAGFTWGAGLVRL, from the coding sequence ATGTTGCGTACCGCGATTCTAGGAGTCGGCCATCACGTTCCCAGCAAGGTCGTCACCAACGACGACCTCGCGAAGATGTTCGAGACCAGCGACGAGTGGATCCAACAGCGCACGGGGATCAAGGAGCGTCGCTACATCGACCACGTCCCGTGCGGCCCCAGCGATCTGGCCGTGCCCGCCGTGAAGATGGCGTGCGAGCGCGCCAAGATCGACGTCTCCGAGATCGACGCGATCATCTTCGCCACGCTCTCGCCCGACTACACCTTCCCGGGCAGCGGCGTGCTGCTGGGCGACAAGCTGGGGCTGCCGGGCGTCCCCGCGCTCGACATTCGCAACCAGTGCAGCGGCTTCCTCTATGGCCTCCAGGTGGCCGACGCCTGGATCCGCTGCGGCATGTACAAGCGCGTGTGCCTGGTGGGCGGCGAGGTGCACTCCACCGGCCTCGACTTCACCAACGAAGGCCGTGACGTGGCCGTGCTCTTCGGCGACGGCGCCGCCGCCACCATCCTCGGGCCCACGGAGGACGCGTCCCGCTGCGTGATCGACGTGCAGGTCCACTCGGACGGCAGCGGCGCGAAGCTGCTCTGGATCGAGTCCCCCGCCAGCTGCGAGATGCCGCGCATCACGCACGAGATGATCGACAACCGGAGCGTGTGGCCGTCCATGAACGGGCCCAAGGTGTTCCGCTGGGCCACCAGCAAAATGCCCGAGGTCGCCGAGCAGGTGCTGGCGCGCAACAACGTGACCGTGGACGACATCGCGCTGCTGGTGCCGCACCAGGCCAACCGGCGCATCAACGAGTTCGTGGCGCAGAAGCTCAACATCCCGCCCGAGAAGGTCATCCACAACATCGAGAAGTACGGCAACACCACCGCCGCCTCGATCCCTCTGGCCCTCAGCGAGGCCATCGGCGAGGGTCGCGTGAAGGAAGGCGACTTGGTGCTCTTCGCGGCGTTCGGAGCGGGCTTCACCTGGGGCGCGGGGCTCGTCCGCCTCTGA